From the Billgrantia sulfidoxydans genome, one window contains:
- a CDS encoding EAL domain-containing protein, producing the protein MSLIKQLWLTITTLLLLAFVGSLLIGVTSSRHYIEQEIEIKNNDNANALALSMSQMEKDPVILELLLAAQFDTGHYRRIELRDAEGEIIEQRTAGEYVDDVPAWFVKLVRFDVPAGRSVVQDGWQQYGTLELESQHSFAYRSLWRSTLELAGWFAVAGAISLLLASWIVNTIRRPLRNVVNQAQAIGQRRFTMASEPRTRELREVVQAMNQLSYAVRQMLGEESDKLDQLRRRMQHDPVTDTLTRAPFLAQLQAHLKSEKDDASGTLAMVRVARLAELNQQLGHAATDALLAQLARRLEQVAKTHGLGTVGRLNGSDFGVILPRHHDLEAIGMALQQQLEALSGEQASASLPSALRQYSQGESQAELLASLDGALAAAEGRGENHQEIVDQPASRVLFTRHDDWRQALGDALQQGAFLAHYPVLDARGQLVHYEVPSRLHLKGEWRPAGVFLPWVSRLAMAPTLDLAVVSAALTDVESSGKAVAINLSAESLNDGHFVGELLSRIGAHRSIADKLWFELPQSVAIQQPQALKTLCHALLGLGCRVGLEHVGTQFGKIEGLQDLGLSFMKIDGALSQEIESRSDQQSLLRGMATLAHSLGIMAIAEGVESQEAESMLFELGLDGVTGPGVRHHEGGGGSGA; encoded by the coding sequence ATGTCATTGATCAAGCAGCTCTGGCTGACCATAACGACACTGCTGCTGCTGGCCTTCGTGGGCAGCCTGCTCATCGGCGTGACGAGCAGCCGTCATTACATCGAGCAGGAGATCGAGATCAAGAACAACGACAACGCCAATGCCCTGGCCTTGTCGATGAGCCAGATGGAGAAAGACCCCGTCATCTTGGAGCTGCTGCTGGCCGCCCAGTTCGACACCGGGCACTACCGGCGCATCGAGCTGCGCGACGCCGAGGGAGAGATCATCGAGCAGCGCACCGCCGGCGAATATGTCGACGACGTGCCGGCCTGGTTCGTCAAGCTGGTACGCTTCGACGTGCCAGCGGGCCGGTCCGTCGTACAGGATGGCTGGCAGCAGTACGGCACCCTGGAGCTGGAGAGCCAGCACAGCTTCGCCTATCGCTCGCTATGGCGCAGCACCCTGGAGCTGGCCGGCTGGTTCGCCGTTGCCGGTGCCATCAGTCTGCTGCTGGCAAGCTGGATCGTGAACACCATTCGTCGGCCGCTGCGCAACGTGGTCAACCAGGCCCAGGCCATTGGTCAGCGCCGCTTCACGATGGCAAGTGAGCCACGTACGCGAGAGCTGCGCGAGGTGGTGCAGGCCATGAACCAGCTCTCTTACGCCGTACGCCAGATGCTCGGCGAAGAGAGCGACAAGCTCGACCAGCTCCGGCGCCGCATGCAGCATGACCCGGTCACCGATACGCTCACCCGCGCGCCCTTCCTGGCCCAACTGCAGGCACATCTCAAGAGCGAGAAGGACGATGCCAGCGGCACCCTGGCGATGGTGCGCGTCGCCCGCCTGGCCGAACTCAACCAGCAGCTCGGCCATGCAGCCACCGATGCCCTGCTCGCCCAACTGGCACGTCGTCTCGAGCAAGTCGCCAAGACCCATGGCCTCGGCACGGTCGGCCGGCTGAACGGCAGCGACTTCGGCGTGATCCTGCCACGTCACCACGATCTCGAAGCGATCGGAATGGCGCTGCAGCAGCAACTGGAAGCGCTGAGTGGCGAACAGGCCAGCGCTTCCCTGCCCTCTGCCCTGCGTCAATACAGCCAGGGCGAAAGCCAGGCCGAGCTCTTGGCCAGCCTCGACGGTGCGCTGGCTGCCGCCGAAGGTCGCGGCGAGAACCATCAGGAGATCGTCGACCAGCCCGCCAGCAGAGTGCTCTTCACGCGTCATGACGACTGGCGTCAGGCCCTTGGCGACGCCCTCCAGCAGGGAGCCTTCCTGGCCCACTATCCTGTGCTCGATGCGCGGGGCCAGTTGGTTCACTACGAAGTCCCGTCACGGCTGCACCTGAAGGGGGAGTGGCGCCCCGCAGGAGTCTTCTTGCCTTGGGTATCGCGCCTGGCGATGGCACCGACCCTCGACCTGGCCGTCGTCTCGGCGGCGCTGACGGATGTCGAATCCAGCGGCAAGGCGGTGGCGATCAACCTGTCGGCCGAGTCGCTCAACGATGGCCACTTCGTTGGCGAGCTGCTCTCTCGCATCGGTGCCCACCGGAGCATTGCCGACAAGCTGTGGTTCGAGCTGCCGCAATCCGTTGCCATACAGCAGCCACAGGCGCTGAAGACCCTCTGCCATGCCCTGCTTGGATTGGGCTGCCGAGTCGGCCTGGAACATGTCGGCACCCAGTTCGGCAAGATCGAAGGGCTACAGGATCTGGGCCTGAGCTTCATGAAGATCGACGGCGCCTTGAGCCAGGAGATCGAGAGCCGTAGCGATCAGCAGAGCCTGCTGAGAGGTATGGCCACGCTGGCTCACTCGCTTGGCATCATGGCCATTGCGGAAGGCGTGGAGAGCCAGGAAGCCGAGAGCATGCTGTTCGAGCTGGGGCTGGATGGCGTGACGGGACCAGGCGTGCGCCATCACGAGGGTGGCGGCGGGAGCGGTGCATGA
- a CDS encoding tryptophan synthase subunit beta like protein, protein MYIKRNESGQVVQVSREATAECREFVPPCSPELQSFVAEDGDADNLALSKSDLAFVRVLEDVINVLMDKGVISFTDLPEPAQQKLLERQSLRQRRNSVGLMSDIDDDII, encoded by the coding sequence ATGTACATCAAGCGCAACGAATCAGGGCAGGTCGTTCAGGTGAGCCGTGAGGCGACGGCAGAGTGCCGTGAATTCGTGCCGCCTTGCTCGCCCGAGCTGCAGAGTTTCGTCGCCGAGGATGGCGATGCCGATAACCTGGCGCTATCGAAGTCCGATCTGGCCTTCGTGCGGGTTCTCGAAGATGTGATCAACGTCTTGATGGACAAAGGGGTGATCAGTTTCACCGATCTGCCAGAGCCGGCTCAGCAGAAGCTGTTGGAGCGCCAATCGCTGCGCCAGCGTCGGAACAGTGTGGGGCTGATGTCGGACATCGACGACGACATCATCTAA